A region of the Romboutsia hominis genome:
GGGGAGTAGTAAAAGCTGGAGCAATTATTGGTGATAATATTTCTCCAAGTTTAAATACATTTACAAGTATTACTATAACTCCCATATTTAATATATACTCAAATATATATATTAAAATTGAATAGAAAAATTTTTTATAAGAATATTTCTTTTCTTTAAAAGTATATTTACTATTTAATATATAAGATGCTGTTATACTAATAACACTAGTTATAGTATAGGCTAATAGGTAGTGAAGTTTAAAGTAAATAAACAAAGTAAGATATATACCTTGAGATATTACAAAATTGCTTATACCTATTATATTGAACTTTATATATTCGATTATTTTATGTCTGTACTTTTTTAATATTGTTGACATATATACACTCCTAAGATGAAAGACATAAACTTATAATAATATTATTTGAGCAAAAATTCAATTTATTCTTCATTATAAGTATTTACTATTTCAAAATTTAATATGGATTTATACTGATTATAAATAACTGTCTTTTCTTCTAGTTT
Encoded here:
- a CDS encoding GtrA family protein translates to MSTILKKYRHKIIEYIKFNIIGISNFVISQGIYLTLFIYFKLHYLLAYTITSVISITASYILNSKYTFKEKKYSYKKFFYSILIYIFEYILNMGVIVILVNVFKLGEILSPIIAPAFTTPPIFLLMRKVIKK